The Drosophila innubila isolate TH190305 chromosome 2L unlocalized genomic scaffold, UK_Dinn_1.0 4_B_2L, whole genome shotgun sequence genome segment CAGCAAAAGAGGACCAAAGCATAAAAGCAAAATCTAAATCAAAAAGCCAAACAATCTGTAGAGACCCAACTCTCAGCTCGTTGGGCTGGCGGCAATTTTCAAGTGATTAGTCATCAGACGAAGCAACAGACTAGAGCAAACCcaaagaagagagagagagaaagactgacgaagagcgagagagagcaagagtgGGGAGTGTCACTGTCTACCAAGCGATTGAGAGTTTCCCTAAACGTTAAACAGAAATGTACAACTTATAACTCTTAACTCCCAAACTTCTGAGCATTAGAATAGTTGGAAATAAAGTGTTTTTATTGAAtcgttatttgttttatagcGAGCAACAACTTTCAACTAGTTGTTGTAcgacttttgttgttgttgtttttgttgttgttgctgttcttattattgttgtttttgtttttgtctgcaGCAGCTCCGTGGCCCAATCAATTTTTATCGTTTTGCCTTAATTTGATGAGATTTTTATCGATTTCTTGTTCTGCCGACGATGCTTTTATGCTTGCCATCTTTTTACTTTGCctactttatttttcttttgttttgtgcataaattaaatggcTAATGGCCATAAATTTacatcttgttgttgttgtggctccttttttaaattttgctgaGATTTATTAGCTGACCTTCAacgctaaaaataaatgaagttACAAGGAAACCCAAAATAACAAGATCATCTTTTGGTctgctaaaaataaagcaacaataattacattttttcgATAACTATATGCCAAATAGTTGGCTAAACTTGTATAAAATCGGCTTGTagatatctaaaatattttacaaaataatactattaacACTATTCAAACTGATGATATCAAGGAGTATtcaactttattaactttgttttaaaagtCTAAATTTTAGGAACAACagattgattttcattttgaaagttTCAATAGCTCATGAGATTTGATGAATTTTTCCAAATATCAGCAGATCTTAATAGGTATTACacagtttatattttaagttttgcaACTAAAATCATTTTAGATGTTTGTAGGTGTGAATTGTGTGATAGCTTACCAAGTTGTATCGATATGTCTTTTTTATGCACATCAACAGAATTTTTAACCATATGAAAAACTACTCTAAATAATCTGACATGTAAAGAGAGCATTAAAATTGCTCAGCCtaacaatacatttttataatttttgaaactttAATTTCTTCAAGTGAAGTCAtcgatattttttgttaattgatGTAGAAATTTACGCTGATATCTAGAGCATTATTGTAGCTATATCAAAGACGATTCATTAAATCTAAAGTACTTTAGTTTATGAGCTGCTTTAGCCTTTACTTCCTAGATTGAAGCATGCTTAAGTTCAGCTGCAGTTGTATTTGTAGTTGCTTGCAATTGTTACACAAcccgacagcagcaacaacatttgctaTGCAACAAACATTGCATTTGGCCACAGCAATGGCAGCTGGTAACGCTACGATCCAACGATCCAACGGGCAACTGCAGAACTGAACGGCAGCAGTTGTTGTAGCACAAAAATTGGCCAAAACGATCATGTTTATATAGACACATAGGCCATAGACACGGCGCCGTcgagcaacggcagcaacagcaacaacggcaacagttATGGCAATTGccaaagttgcagttgcagttgcaaaaatcaaacaaaaagctacaaaaaaaaaaaaggcaggcAACAAACGATAAAAAGCCATTCAATGTTGGCCAaaagtcaacagcagcagcagcaacaactgttgcagccaaatggcaacagcaacagcagcaacaatgttgCCATCACTGCAGCGAATGTTGagtctacaacaacaacagtaacactaacaacaacaacaacaacaacacagtcaagtttcttcgtcttcgtcttgtgcttcttcttctacttcatCTTCTGGTTGGTGAGGTTACAACAAGGTAAACCTGCTGCCATGTTATTGTATCTGTGCTTTGATCTCTCGCCTCAGACAATAGAACAAAGCgaaaagttgttgctgttgctggtaagacaacaaaaactacaacaacaacaacaacagcttaagAATTATGGGAGGAGGTCAATGCTGCAATTGTTAACTGCTAATTAGCAGTCACAGAGCGCCCAAAGAGCATGTAACAATCGATATCTGCCTGGCGGACATATCGAGAACCGGTTAACAACAGATGGGcgaatcgaaaaaaataataaaacgtcAGAGATGTTGctgttaacaacaacaacagcaacggttGCTAGTGTCgtagttgttgctggcaaATTAGTGATTTAACATGGTATATCTATCCAtagacaaatttaaaatatatcgataGGTTTGCGACAACGATAAAAGACCACATGCGATACATAAATCAGAGTGGAGTCTTTAGATTTAGATTCTAAGGCATGTCAAAATCTAAATACACTGATCGATTATGAATCATACtatcaaaaagaaatatataaagttttaaaatataactaaaattttctttaaaaaattactctTTATCagttatcaatttaattatacgtTGTAGGAAACTGTaatctacactgaaaaaaaataccaacttctaaaactaagaacattcatcttaaatattttgttcttaaaataagatttatttaagaccaaattactaaaactaagattatgaatctgaaaaatctttaaatcttaatataagaataaaactCTTAAATGGTTAGGAAGTATAAAAatgtactaaaaaaaatggtgGCCCCGTGGcactctggttagagaaacccactatatacaaattaaaataacatttataaaatgtaaaaaaaaattataaatatgaaaaataatattttttattttaatttaaagaagatttattattaaaataagaacttgctcttatttgaaatattcttaaaaccaagatgtgttctcttcatttaagaatttcatgttctcgacgcattttttagaccaacaATCTTAgatctgagaccaaaatcttgattttataacattgtttttatcagtgtacgaGCTATTGATAACGTCATAgttataaactaaaaaattgtacaatttatcagtgctgccataatgaccgttaaaaaaaataattataataataagtataaaaaaaacaactccCAGCTGAAATGCATCCGAATCACAAGAGAcacatttttttcagtgtttttctttactttaaatggacataaacatttaaagtttaaattttaaaccttTTTGAAGCAGGACATATCTGTCAGGAAAAGGGATACCATATCGGCACTGTTAATTATGATTTTGCGATTAATCGATAACTTTATGCTTAACCTTCTACACTTCTCAATGCAGCCTGCAGAACTTACAATCTCGACCACAATCGCCTCTGTTTACCTTCTGCCCTTTTGGCTTCTGCTTAAGTTATGACAACAAAAGCtgtaaattaacatttgaGGCCGCATTTAGCCACACACTTAAAAAGAGTTCAAGAACATAAACAAAGCAATGGACGTGTCCAATGGggtaaaccaaaaaaaatcggaaagaaaaaaaaaccagccGACAACCGACAGAGCCAATCAACTTACAAAACTTGCCGACGCCGACAACCTTCGCTGAGCAGAGAGCAGAGGTTGAGGGAGgaagctgctgcttctgccgACTGATAAAAGCAAAGACCGCACATAAACCCAGTTAACAAGTAAGAGAGCACAACTGCAAAACAGCTCGGCAAGGTGATACCCTGTATCATTCATCAATCTATCATACAATCAGCTATTAATCTGATACTAAAGTGTCGAATCTTCTTTATAATAAACCAAATTagcattaaatattcaaaatgaattgataaaaaaaatgtatttgtagaTAATTGAGTTGTATTTAATAACCGAAACAGGCAAATTTTAATGTGTTACATTTCTGAGTttgtaaatatcaatatagtattttatttaaataacatatcaTACCCAATTAAGCAAATTGTATGCTTTACAGGGTATGATAAGTGAACAAAACTGCAACAGGCAAccaataaacacaaaaaccgCAAGTCGACGTagtcaaaataataatgaggcaacatttaaaatggtTTATGAGATGgaatcgtcatcatcatcaacattatgatcatcatcattacaATACACCTACGGCCCAGACCGAGCGTCCGTTCTTCGATTTTTCTGGGTCAAGCTACAAGCGAAAGACGCGAAAGCCGCGACAACCGCCAGAAGAAATGTGTGGTAGAGTTCAAAACGTGCCCGGGCCGCATCGTTAAAAGCTTCTCTTAACTGCGCTCTCCACTCCACTCCTCCCGGACACTCCCGTACCGTCTGCTCTCCTCTTTTCTACTCTACTCTACTCtactctcctctcctctccggTACTCTACTCTACTTTACTCCACTCCGCTCCGTTCCAAAACAATTTCCGGTGGCCTATGGGCCCAACAACCACTGCACAATTGCAGTTACCCATTCCCAGTCTCATTCCCAGTTCCAAtcccagctccagctccagtcacagtcacagtccaAAAGTCCAGGGCATGAGTCAGCCGCAAAGAGCCAACGCTATAGGAAAGTAGTTCAAGTGACCAATGGCGCCGTTACATTTCACTGCTTCAAGAGTGAAGTGGCTTCACTGTACTTTGCGTAGTCCTGAGTTGGCTCTACTCTGCTTTTTAGCGTACATTTCCCTCGCAATTGGgcgttaattaaattgttttgatttggttGCTTGAGAGGCTTTTGTGGTTAATACTCAAGTGGGTGTAGCCCAAGAGCAATCGCCGATCAAGATCGAAGAAATAAGATTCCATAAATATATAGACACGAAAAATACTAGCAAGAAAATTAGATGTTAAAATACTGATCTGAATATagttacattaaaatattcttaaacaAAAAGTAAGACACTCTTATTTAGAATCTATGCAGAGAAACGACATTGaggtatataaaaaaaaatgtcagtatcaacatttaatacaatattaactatttaaaaatatttatacgtcttaattaattttgtctagATAATTTTTAAGCCTAATGGTTtctttgcaaaaattaaactttttttattagccTGTTTTCTtgatgaaaattaacaaactAGTCtgcttattttatattttttaatttaactgattTATATCGAACACATTGTTTACATGATTACATTGATATGGTGATAATATTAACGATATGATTTTCTCTGTGATATgtttagattttatatttaatataatgtcACATAATTGCATTAACTAATTAAgctagttaaaattaatttaaaaaatacgtaccattcaaaatcttaaaattaatattccaaTTGTCCTTATTTTCAGTCTAAAAAGATTTCgtttgatattccgcaagtcCAAAATTGTCAGTGGCAatgtaaattatgtttttaattaacttttaatatgttatgttttttgataattgattaaaaattgtttacatatatttatgaaattataaattattgatatttgtatttatttattgattttacattttgttgttggtggtggtgtaaaatgattttataaaaaatatttgcacgttaacgataaattattattgcacAATGAATGCCGcaactttgaatttttttgaccTGTGAATTATTAACGGTAAATTAATCATTCAGTGTCGTTGTCTGCGCGTAAGTGTGTACGTAAGAACTTGTGTGaatatatgtgcatgtgtgtgtgtgtgggttaaCGAGCGACGAAGCAGCAAATTgacaaaaagtaaataaacaaaatgctgCAAAACGGCAACTGTTGAAGTTGCAAAAGTTTGCGGCGACCAAACGCGGAAGCTGCAAGCCAAAACcagaaataattgtttttttttctttttttgcaacGCTATCCAATAAGAATCACACGACGTGCgctttctttatatatatgtacatgtaaaTACAAGTgggttggtgtgtgtgtgtgtgtgagtcgtTCTTTTTTTGCACTTGCTTGCTGGCTGCtttctttgctgctgctgttgctgctctggGTTTCATTTTACACGGCAGCAGAGCAGCGCTGCCTTTACCATTGCCTTTGCCCAGATACTCTTGCGTTGCGTTTTTCCTCACCTTTGCAGAGTTTATTGACATTTTCAGCATTTGCTTTTGTGCGCTGCTTTCTTTGAGCGAGCGTGCGCTCTCCCTATTTCtgtgcctctctctctctctctctctatatcacactctctcacacacacacaaacgaacacttgttttttttttgtagagaATAACCTTCAATTTTATCTTATTGCGCTCTTGTTGCCgtctttacacacacacacacacacacatacggcCCCACATTTGATGTTGGATTTacaacttttgttgttttacgcTGCTTGAATTAACTTTTGCCTTCGGTTCGGTTCTTATGCAGCTTGaacttaatttatgcatttacgcttattttaatgcaattgtttgcatttttaatttacactaCGCTTTACACTTACACTCAAACACACTCATACGTGCGACGGCCGAAACATTCACGAATATTATTCTTGGCACTTCCttataataatatgtttacaaatatcatttctttaaataaatatatattgaagtaaaTTACTATTTAGTTATTTGTGCTAATTTAGCTTGTTTTGCgcaataaaacgaaaatttgcaattagtTTTTCCTCAGTACGCTCGCGGCGCAACACAGACACGCGCGCAACTTCTCCGATCGGCATTTGTTTTGGTACTAACTGCAGTGTGACCCTGCATGGCAAGGTGAAAAATCATGCGTTCTTTAACAGAAGCCGATGTCAAaagaaaatagcaaaaaaaagtgGCCAGACCTTAAAAAAGGGAATTggtatcaaaaataaaaaatttaccaacactaaaatcccataatttttattttaagagcCGTTTTATGAAACTTGTGAAAATCTCTATTAGCTGAAAAAAtggctgtttctggctggaaagcatccggaaaattgaaattgctatGCAATTGTGTGTGGCCACActgataaatgttaatttaagttaatgcaaattttaaaatgcaataactttgcaataaattaattatttgataaaaattgaaaatttgaaattagataaaattaagaacaacattttaatgaacgTCTGAAACTCGTCAGCCCAAAATTCtgcaagaatttaaaaaattctatcttcaatattaaaaaaaattcaaaaatagatGAATTTCTTGGGTGCAAACTATTTTTGcagtttgattaaaatgatacatgctgccagatcggaatattttgcagggtggcagcctttggaccgggtggcagccttcCACAGCAGTAACAGCTGATTCCAATCATTAGTTGaatttagtacgccatttagTGCGCGACGTGGTTGTTGCGTTATTTACAAATAGATTTTAAACGTATTCGAATAACCATTTCGTTTCAATGAGCAGTCAGTGATTGAGAAACACATATATGCGAATGTGTTAGTGAATACAGTTTAAAGTTCATAGAGTTTACACTAATTTAGTACAAAAGTATCAACATAATGTCCACCACCGACGTGCGAAAGAGAAAGGTATGCAAAGGTTAAAAGggtaatgaaattaaatgctaTGCATCATACAAACACCCGCACAAATGCTCAGCTGATGCGGAACTTAAAGACAatgttaaattgttgttgtgccaagtttatttaaatgttcaaTTACATACCTTGATTGATTGCCGCGGCACTTAACaattctgttgtttttgtttcccGCGTTCGGCTTATCTATGAATCAGATAGATAGAGATGAGCAACATTAGCGAACGTGTTAATAAAGTATCGAAAATGGATCTGAAAGATGCAGTAATCTAAAGTAAATCATACATACATTCTTataaagtcaaagtcaagGCACAAGTGAAAAATACGATTATAAGAGTTTTAAAGCTAGTTTTAGTAatgtcaataaaaaaacagGTTTATTTTGTCGATATATCATTTGTACAAAGCATATTTCTGTATTTATGTAGTTCAAGTctgttatatatgtattccGCACATTGACCGGCCGgttaaatttggtatgtattCGGAATTGGTGATCATTCCACATGTATTGCTGGTTTCTAGACCACAAGGTCATTAAATTATTGGCATGCAAGTCGTTTTTTGTTAGACAATTGGCTTTCGAGCTGCAAGATACAAGCTACAAGAAATTCATTTCTTTGTTGCGGTGAGAGCAAAACAGGTTGAACATAAATCTAAACATGTTTCTTAACCCTTGTGCATGTTTATTTACATAACGATAACGCCAACCATTATGTTGATCTCTGATGAAATACTCAGCCAGTAGCTATTTTTATTCATCGAGTTGATAAGCAACTAAGCGACCACTAAAGCATGAACAGTACACAATTTAACCCCCATTGCGTTACTCAGCACACTTatcaacaaattcaaaacaaaattgtgtCTGGGTGTCTCAATtatcaattgattttatttccgATCGATAAATTGGCGCCTAAGAACTAAGAAGCAGCTGTTCAAATTCTCAAATGTGTAAAATGAGCACAGATTTTCCGCCTTTTAATGCATTAACAATGTATTTGACATGGTAATTAAgtaggtatatatataaacaattgcaGCTGCCAAGTGGCCAGTtcatagtttaatttatttgaacatcGGCCACAAAAGTAgtgaaaaaacatttgtttaaataatggCAATTTCGTCAGTTGTATTTGCGATTTCAGCGACAATATTTAATCAAGCTAAAAGACCTGTTAACGTTTCTCcacttaacaaaaacaaaccgtCCAAATGGTATGAATATGTATCTTATCATAGAGCTCATAACATTAAGGTATACGTGTGATAACCTTCAAATAGAGTTTTTGTCGATCTTCATTACGTAGTATAAAAAAGTGTGTTATTTGCATGACTCGACAATTTTCGATAGCGTTCCTTAAATATTTACCTACACCTAACACCTATTATAATTCATTACACCTAACACCTATTATAATTCATTACATCATgtactttatttattcatatgtgtgtatcgttctataaatatgtaattaggGTGCATTTTCGCGTACTCtacaaaataaactaatttttttaatcaatttgttATGATATCTAAGAAATCTTTAATAGAGTAaatcattttcttatttaaattacacagTTGGGAAATCGCATGATATATTTTGCGAAAAACATTCGTGggttattaaatattgttttattataattcctGCTTATCATTCTAAGcacaagttaaaataaaatagaaaaaaataattaattaactggCTGTATAGAATTTAGTACATAAAAATGTCTAAACCACAATTTTTAGTACATTTGAAAAAATGCTAAAAGCGTGGCTTTCTGATTTACTGCTACCCTGGGCAGCGCTAGTTATCGATAGTTGAATGCTGTCCAGCCCTCGTCACCTGCTGACAATgagaaaaacagcaacaacaaaattgacattttttgttgGGTCTGCCAAAGCAGATAAGACACGGCATATCAAAAGAATTTCAAACTTAGAAGAAAAGcgagcagcaaaaaaaagagagcaaaCAATCGACGCAAGTGCCAACATgtgttttaaagaatatgctGGGTATTTATAGACAAGAAACGCAGCAGAAATGAGATACGAATACAAGCTGGTAGAGtaaaacatacaaattaattaatttgacaattagacgtaacaataacaataacaacaacaacaacaatacttgATTTATgtagtttataatatttgcaattttgatattttaatattcccAATTTCAGCTGGCCAGCGATGAAAAGTCGTCGCAGTCGAATCGACGAAAGGGAAGCGGAAGCGGAAGTGCCGGACGTGGCGGTGTGACCAGCGGCTTAAAATTATCATTTCTATGTTTAATAATATCTGTAGTCCTACTGCTCTTTGTCTTTGGTGTGTATCACAAGTATTATGCTAAAGTCTTAATTCCAAGTGTGACTAAATCGACTAAAACCACAAATTTACCCACTGTTACTGTTCCCTTTCATGAATCGCCACACATGGACACGCGTCTACATCAACATACTCCACgcaccaccacaacaacaacgaaaccCTCGACGCCACGTCATTCCCATGGACATGATGCAGGCTTTGTGTCGGACAATGCGAGTCCATATCTGGCCCGTCTCGCCTCCAAGCTGGGCTACAGCAAGGTCCAATATGCAGCGATCATTGATGCCGGCTCCACGGGCAGTCGTGTCCTGGCCTACAAATTCAATCGCAGCTTCATCGACAATAAACTGGTGCTCTACGAGGAGCTGTTCAAGGAACGCAAACCCGGTCTTAGCTCGTTTGCTGATAATCCTGCCGAGGGAGCGCATTCCATCAAATTGCTGTTGGATGAGGCACGCGCCTTTATACCCAAGGAGCACTGGTCATCGACGCCATTGGTGCTGAAGGCAACCGCTGGATTGCGTTTGCTGCCACAGAGCAAGGCGGAGAATCTGCTGAATGCTGTGAGAGATCTGTTCGCCAAATCCGAGTTCAGTGTGGACATCGATGCGGTGGAGATTATGGACGGCACCGATGAGGGCATCTTCAGTTGGTTTACGGTCAACTTTCTGTTGGGCCGTCTGTCCAAAACGAATCAGGCAGCTGCCTTAGATTTGGGTGGCGGCAGCACCCAAGTCACCTTCTCGCCCACAGATCCGGAACAGGTGCCCGTGTACGACAAGTACATGCATGAGGTGGTCACATCCAGCAAAAAGATCAATGTGTTTACGCACAGCTATCTGGGATTGGGTTTGATGGCCGCCCGTCATGCTGTCTTCACCAAGGGCTACAATGCCGAGGATACTGTGGTGGAGAGCGTTTGTGTCAATCCCATAATTGCCAATCGCACCTGGATCTACGGCAATGTCAAGTACCAAGTCAGTGGCAAGGAGAATAGCAAATCCTCAGCCGAGCAGCCAGTGGTTGACTTTGATACCTGTCTGGAGCTGGTAAAGAGCAAAGTGATGCCGTTGGTGAAGCCAAAACCATTTACACTCAAACAACATGCGGTAGCCGCGTTCAGTTATTACTTTGAGCGTGCCATCGAATCGGGATTGGTGGATCCAACAACTGGTGGCGAGACCACCGTGGAGGCGTACCGCAAAAAGGCGCAGGAAATCTGTGCCATACCCAATGATGATCAGCCCTTCATGTGCTTCGATTTGACATTCATATCGGTGCTGCTGCGGGAAGGATTTGGTCTCAACGATAGCAAGAAAGTTAAGGTGTGTCAATAGCTTTCATTAGAACTCGAACACATATGTTAATCACTTACTATTTCTTTGTTGTAGCTTTACAAGAAGATCGATGGTCATGAGATATCCTGGGCTTTGGGATGTGCCTACAATGTGCTGACCAGCGATGAGAAATTCAATAATTCCTAGTGCTTCGTTTCTTAGAAGATTGTAGACGAACAACTTAGCTGAAATTGTTTCTAGAGTGCCTTAGACGTGCATCGAAGtatactacacacacacacacacatttaatcAGAGCATTAATAGATTTTATGcgctataaattaatttcaattgtcTTTAATTGATGCGAATTCATTGAGTTGAATTGAGACCACACTGTGACTACACTACACTTCACTACACACGTTTCTAGTTTGTAATTCcatttgtaattttgtgtgatttgtttattgtatGTAATTAATTCGTCacgatattattttattctaagTCTTACACTCCATACTTTCctattgtatatatgtatcttactatatatatacaggcatatttaatttgtataaattcttttaaattaatatgtaactctgcaattgtttattaatttaatctctTTTGCAACATACATGAATATGTTCGTTCCGAATCTGTTgtcaactaaaataaaatattagaacTCTAATAATTATAGTTATCAATTGAAACTcgtagttattttttaaatattttatccgcatgcaataataaaatagtgtctttattaaatttctctctaataaaataaattgtacacGCTTTGCTTATCAAACATTAGAATAGgctatatatgtgtatgtatattgttCATATACATATTCGTTTATAATATTGCTAGTACGAGTTTATAAATGCAtaacaaacaagcaaaagaaaaaaagagttgaagagaagaatacaaaataaagatGTGGACTTTGAATCGGACTCTTTAGTGCTCTTTAGCTGAAGGTGTTGTGGGTCCGCCTA includes the following:
- the LOC117782212 gene encoding ectonucleoside triphosphate diphosphohydrolase 5 isoform X2 translates to MSTTDVRKRKLASDEKSSQSNRRKGSGSGSAGRGGVTSGLKLSFLCLIISVVLLLFVFGFVSDNASPYLARLASKLGYSKVQYAAIIDAGSTGSRVLAYKFNRSFIDNKLVLYEELFKERKPGLSSFADNPAEGAHSIKLLLDEARAFIPKEHWSSTPLVLKATAGLRLLPQSKAENLLNAVRDLFAKSEFSVDIDAVEIMDGTDEGIFSWFTVNFLLGRLSKTNQAAALDLGGGSTQVTFSPTDPEQVPVYDKYMHEVVTSSKKINVFTHSYLGLGLMAARHAVFTKGYNAEDTVVESVCVNPIIANRTWIYGNVKYQVSGKENSKSSAEQPVVDFDTCLELVKSKVMPLVKPKPFTLKQHAVAAFSYYFERAIESGLVDPTTGGETTVEAYRKKAQEICAIPNDDQPFMCFDLTFISVLLREGFGLNDSKKVKLYKKIDGHEISWALGCAYNVLTSDEKFNNS
- the LOC117782212 gene encoding ectonucleoside triphosphate diphosphohydrolase 5 isoform X1; the encoded protein is MSTTDVRKRKLASDEKSSQSNRRKGSGSGSAGRGGVTSGLKLSFLCLIISVVLLLFVFGVYHKYYAKVLIPSVTKSTKTTNLPTVTVPFHESPHMDTRLHQHTPRTTTTTTKPSTPRHSHGHDAGFVSDNASPYLARLASKLGYSKVQYAAIIDAGSTGSRVLAYKFNRSFIDNKLVLYEELFKERKPGLSSFADNPAEGAHSIKLLLDEARAFIPKEHWSSTPLVLKATAGLRLLPQSKAENLLNAVRDLFAKSEFSVDIDAVEIMDGTDEGIFSWFTVNFLLGRLSKTNQAAALDLGGGSTQVTFSPTDPEQVPVYDKYMHEVVTSSKKINVFTHSYLGLGLMAARHAVFTKGYNAEDTVVESVCVNPIIANRTWIYGNVKYQVSGKENSKSSAEQPVVDFDTCLELVKSKVMPLVKPKPFTLKQHAVAAFSYYFERAIESGLVDPTTGGETTVEAYRKKAQEICAIPNDDQPFMCFDLTFISVLLREGFGLNDSKKVKLYKKIDGHEISWALGCAYNVLTSDEKFNNS
- the LOC117782212 gene encoding ectonucleoside triphosphate diphosphohydrolase 5 isoform X3 — protein: MRYEYKLLASDEKSSQSNRRKGSGSGSAGRGGVTSGLKLSFLCLIISVVLLLFVFGFVSDNASPYLARLASKLGYSKVQYAAIIDAGSTGSRVLAYKFNRSFIDNKLVLYEELFKERKPGLSSFADNPAEGAHSIKLLLDEARAFIPKEHWSSTPLVLKATAGLRLLPQSKAENLLNAVRDLFAKSEFSVDIDAVEIMDGTDEGIFSWFTVNFLLGRLSKTNQAAALDLGGGSTQVTFSPTDPEQVPVYDKYMHEVVTSSKKINVFTHSYLGLGLMAARHAVFTKGYNAEDTVVESVCVNPIIANRTWIYGNVKYQVSGKENSKSSAEQPVVDFDTCLELVKSKVMPLVKPKPFTLKQHAVAAFSYYFERAIESGLVDPTTGGETTVEAYRKKAQEICAIPNDDQPFMCFDLTFISVLLREGFGLNDSKKVKLYKKIDGHEISWALGCAYNVLTSDEKFNNS